In one window of uncultured Draconibacterium sp. DNA:
- the rlmF gene encoding 23S rRNA (adenine(1618)-N(6))-methyltransferase RlmF: protein MSSEKRQEEKTKLHPRNKNRKRYDLNALITSNPELVTYVRSNKYGDDSIDFSNPVAVKALNKALLNHYYGIKNWDFPDENLCPPVPGRADYIHHIADLLAENNFGTIPIGDKITCFDIGVGASCIYPLIGVTEYNWKFIGSDIDPKSIASAKNIVNSNPSLNGKIECRLQKNRKNVFTGIMGSEDKIDCSICNPPFHSSFEDAEKGTRRKIKNLSGKKEKNPILNFAGISNELICDGGESKFIHKMVIESKKFSKNCFWFSTLVSKQSNLKGIYKSLKAIEVNQIKTIPMGTGNKSSRIVAWTFFTTEEQKAWRKTRWKTLV from the coding sequence ATGTCATCAGAAAAAAGACAAGAAGAAAAAACAAAGCTACATCCTCGTAACAAAAACAGGAAAAGATATGATTTAAATGCATTAATAACTTCCAATCCTGAATTAGTAACTTATGTAAGGTCTAATAAATATGGCGATGATTCAATCGATTTTTCAAATCCTGTTGCTGTAAAAGCTCTAAACAAAGCATTGCTAAATCATTATTACGGAATTAAAAACTGGGATTTCCCTGATGAAAATTTATGTCCTCCAGTTCCAGGCAGAGCAGATTACATTCACCATATTGCGGATTTATTAGCTGAGAATAATTTTGGCACAATACCAATTGGTGATAAAATTACGTGCTTTGATATTGGTGTAGGAGCTAGTTGTATTTACCCTTTAATTGGAGTTACAGAATATAATTGGAAATTTATTGGGTCTGACATAGATCCTAAATCGATAGCATCAGCTAAGAATATTGTAAATTCTAATCCCTCGCTTAATGGTAAGATTGAATGTAGATTACAAAAAAACAGGAAAAATGTTTTTACCGGAATAATGGGTAGTGAAGATAAAATCGATTGCTCTATATGTAATCCTCCTTTTCATTCTTCTTTCGAAGATGCTGAAAAAGGAACACGAAGAAAAATCAAGAACCTGTCAGGTAAAAAAGAGAAGAACCCAATACTTAATTTTGCAGGAATTAGCAATGAACTTATATGTGATGGTGGAGAATCTAAGTTTATTCATAAAATGGTAATAGAAAGTAAAAAGTTCTCTAAAAACTGTTTTTGGTTTTCAACTTTAGTATCAAAACAATCTAATCTAAAAGGAATTTATAAATCATTAAAAGCAATTGAAGTTAATCAGATTAAAACGATTCCCATGGGAACCGGGAATAAATCTAGTCGGATTGTAGCTTGGACATTCTTCACAACAGAAGAACAAAAAGCATGGAGAAAAACCAGATGGAAAACATTAGTTTAA
- a CDS encoding SusD/RagB family nutrient-binding outer membrane lipoprotein → MKNIIGKLLAVSFLVGFLVVGCTDDFEEINTDPDRAKDAPATNVLAWVLRYHTDTFYDAWNNMSEPSTYGGHLTKIQYIDEAKYDFRPGTVENKWYYGYRQLNNLYEIRKKAEADGADNMLAVAKILEAMIFQIMTDTWRDVPYFESIKLGDGVLLPSYDTQEEIYPAMLASLEEANTLLNSGSNDNLGDGDVLFDGDTDKWQKFCNSLRLRMAMRISEVDPLGKSTIETIMGNLSANPIMESNDDNAFFWYPGSTPYEEPWFEDSKGRDDHAVSDILVDALKDLNDPRLSTIAKPATADGEYRGFTIGATAQPALPTISRIGAIYRDDAAGFSPYMRYAEVMFHVAEAAQKGYSVGMTAEEAYEAAVTASCEENGIEAADIDAYLAADAAFDGTLEQIYWQEWIALFKQGMEAWSLYRRTGVPTTHYVAPASVYTGHNVPPFRYPYPNNEITLNGGNSKAFANEVTDDFWGKQMWWDTRTGVQ, encoded by the coding sequence ATGAAAAATATAATAGGAAAATTACTTGCAGTTAGTTTTCTCGTGGGCTTCCTTGTAGTAGGATGTACTGACGATTTTGAGGAGATTAACACCGACCCGGATCGCGCAAAAGACGCTCCGGCAACAAATGTACTGGCTTGGGTGCTACGTTACCATACTGACACTTTTTACGATGCGTGGAACAATATGAGCGAGCCTTCTACTTACGGGGGGCATCTTACAAAAATTCAGTATATCGATGAAGCCAAGTATGACTTCCGTCCTGGTACGGTAGAAAACAAATGGTATTATGGTTACCGACAGCTAAACAACCTTTACGAGATACGTAAAAAAGCAGAGGCTGATGGTGCCGACAATATGTTGGCAGTGGCTAAGATTTTGGAAGCAATGATCTTCCAGATTATGACTGATACCTGGAGAGATGTGCCATATTTTGAGTCAATTAAGTTGGGGGATGGCGTGTTACTTCCATCGTATGACACTCAGGAAGAAATTTATCCTGCCATGTTAGCTTCGCTTGAAGAAGCCAATACTTTGCTTAACTCAGGTTCGAATGACAACCTGGGCGACGGTGATGTTCTTTTCGATGGCGATACTGATAAATGGCAAAAATTCTGTAACTCGTTACGTTTGCGTATGGCAATGCGTATTTCAGAGGTTGATCCTTTAGGAAAATCGACCATCGAAACCATTATGGGAAATCTTTCTGCTAATCCAATTATGGAAAGCAACGATGACAACGCTTTCTTCTGGTATCCAGGAAGTACCCCATACGAAGAGCCTTGGTTTGAAGATAGCAAGGGGCGTGATGACCATGCTGTTTCTGACATATTAGTCGACGCATTAAAAGATCTTAACGATCCAAGATTATCGACTATTGCAAAACCTGCGACTGCTGATGGTGAGTACCGCGGATTTACAATTGGAGCTACTGCACAACCTGCATTACCTACTATTTCGCGTATTGGTGCTATTTACAGAGACGATGCTGCCGGATTCTCTCCATACATGCGTTATGCCGAAGTAATGTTCCACGTTGCTGAAGCTGCTCAAAAAGGATATAGTGTTGGTATGACTGCTGAAGAAGCATACGAAGCTGCTGTTACCGCTTCTTGTGAAGAGAATGGTATAGAAGCTGCTGATATCGACGCTTATTTAGCTGCTGATGCTGCTTTCGACGGAACTTTGGAACAAATTTACTGGCAAGAGTGGATTGCCTTGTTCAAACAAGGTATGGAAGCCTGGTCGTTGTACCGCAGAACCGGTGTGCCAACAACACACTATGTGGCTCCTGCTTCAGTTTATACAGGTCATAACGTGCCTCCTTTCCGTTACCCTTATCCGAACAATGAGATTACATTGAACGGTGGTAACTCGAAAGCTTTTGCTAATGAGGTTACAGACGACTTCTGGGGAAAACAAATGTGGTGGGATACCCGTACAGGTGTTCAATAG
- a CDS encoding SusC/RagA family TonB-linked outer membrane protein, protein MKKIAIFLSILLFMGNLVTFAQTQTITGTVISAEDDMPIPGVSVSVKGTTLGTITNIDGEYTLKVPQDAQSLIFSFVGMKSEDVAIAGSTVDVTLQPQTIGVDEVVVTALGISREKKSLGYGAQTVQSDALTKAASPNVMNSLSGKVAGVQINQTGGQVGASSRIVIRGNSSFGDNQPLIVVDGIPISNSNHTAGDVDFGSGLNDINPQDIENISVLKGGGAAALYGMRAGHGVILITTKSGKGSAKGVSVTYDGNYNFDQVARIQEFQNKYGQGYLGSEFWHEYYAPEMSYQEFATGGFDPGVGFTYYDGIGNGVNDGVDESWGPRLDIGLNIPQYNSPVDGSGNRTATPWVSRPDNIKDLYVVGHTTSHNLGITSVGDNSSTRFSLGFMDQAGTLPNTGLKRYNAGVNSKVTLNKYVEFNTTINYARTESDNLVQTEYNASNPLQSIGQWFGRQVDMVDMKENWQTRMDNGFPYNWNSNYHNNPYWSLNNNTNELQKDRVFGKASIFVKPVTGLTIEGRLGMDYYSQRMMRVTYSGSNETILNASNAEFHGGSFNQNKISRSEINADIIASYQINFGDFDLSALAGANYRDMQYESSELGADELTVPNLFTISNVNGSPTTAMDHSWVRTNSVYGNASLGYDNFIYLDVSVRNDWSSTIEDPFFYPAVSMSFLPLEAFDIESNTISYLKLRGGWSKVGAATGAYKTDPYFTASANTIYGVTQYSQATVYPPLSLKPENIQTTEFGVEANFFDNRLGVDLAYYDKTTTDQIMEVKISKATGYNATLVNAGEINNKGIEVQLTGSILKNRNGLNWDVTLNWARDKSEIIELYTDPVTGDELESYQLGSQWGTTVEARPGDEWGVIYGNGMVRDDNGAIIVGANGRPKTEGPKKLGAVNPDWMGGISNEFSYKNWSAGFLIEVRKGGDIFSVSNMFGAYGGQLGFTATGDVRENGIVLGETFLTDKTFVKEDGTPNDLTTSAQSFFESYYGNRELSVYDGSYGKLREAHITYNFPKGLFGSGNFIKGGSLSLVGNNLAILWLHDSNMAKIDPENVTGSGNDSVGLESTSLPSSRSFGVKLNLKF, encoded by the coding sequence ATGAAAAAAATTGCGATTTTTTTATCGATACTCCTTTTCATGGGTAATTTGGTAACTTTCGCTCAAACGCAAACAATAACCGGTACGGTTATTTCTGCTGAGGACGATATGCCAATACCAGGGGTTTCGGTTTCGGTAAAAGGTACTACTTTAGGAACGATCACCAATATTGATGGTGAATATACTTTAAAGGTACCTCAAGATGCACAGTCACTGATTTTCAGTTTCGTTGGTATGAAAAGTGAAGATGTGGCGATTGCAGGTTCTACAGTTGATGTTACTCTACAACCACAGACCATTGGTGTTGACGAGGTTGTTGTAACAGCACTTGGTATTTCCAGAGAGAAGAAATCACTGGGTTATGGTGCGCAGACTGTACAAAGCGACGCTTTAACAAAAGCTGCATCGCCTAACGTAATGAACTCACTTTCGGGTAAAGTGGCCGGTGTTCAGATTAACCAAACCGGTGGTCAGGTTGGAGCTTCTTCGCGTATTGTTATTCGTGGTAACAGTTCGTTTGGCGACAATCAACCACTTATTGTTGTGGACGGTATTCCGATTTCAAACTCAAACCATACTGCCGGCGACGTTGACTTTGGTAGTGGTTTGAACGACATCAATCCACAGGATATCGAGAATATTTCGGTTCTTAAAGGTGGTGGTGCTGCTGCACTTTACGGTATGCGTGCAGGACACGGTGTTATCCTTATCACAACAAAATCAGGTAAAGGTTCTGCAAAAGGTGTATCTGTAACTTACGATGGTAACTATAATTTCGACCAGGTTGCACGTATCCAGGAATTCCAGAATAAATACGGACAAGGTTACCTGGGTAGTGAATTCTGGCACGAATATTATGCTCCTGAAATGTCCTATCAGGAGTTTGCAACTGGTGGTTTCGATCCAGGTGTAGGTTTTACCTATTACGATGGTATTGGTAATGGTGTAAACGACGGTGTTGACGAAAGTTGGGGGCCACGTTTGGATATTGGCTTAAATATTCCTCAGTACAACAGCCCTGTTGACGGAAGCGGTAACAGAACTGCTACTCCATGGGTCTCTCGTCCCGATAACATTAAAGATTTATACGTTGTTGGACACACAACCAGCCACAATCTTGGAATTACCTCGGTAGGCGACAATTCAAGTACTCGTTTCTCATTAGGTTTTATGGACCAGGCCGGTACATTGCCAAATACAGGTTTGAAACGTTACAATGCAGGTGTTAATTCAAAAGTAACTTTGAATAAATATGTAGAGTTTAACACTACAATTAACTATGCGCGTACCGAGAGTGATAATTTGGTACAAACAGAGTACAATGCCAGTAACCCATTACAATCAATTGGTCAGTGGTTCGGTCGTCAGGTTGATATGGTTGACATGAAAGAAAACTGGCAAACTAGAATGGACAACGGTTTCCCATACAACTGGAACAGTAACTACCACAATAACCCTTACTGGAGTTTGAATAACAACACCAACGAATTACAAAAAGACAGGGTATTTGGTAAAGCATCTATTTTTGTTAAACCGGTTACCGGTTTAACTATCGAAGGTCGTTTAGGAATGGACTACTACAGCCAGCGAATGATGCGTGTTACTTATTCTGGTTCAAACGAAACCATTTTGAATGCTTCTAACGCTGAATTCCACGGTGGTAGTTTTAATCAAAACAAAATCAGCCGCTCTGAAATAAATGCAGACATTATTGCTTCGTACCAAATTAATTTTGGTGATTTTGACCTGAGTGCACTGGCAGGTGCTAACTACCGCGATATGCAGTATGAAAGTTCTGAACTTGGAGCAGATGAGTTAACAGTACCTAACTTATTTACGATTTCGAACGTTAACGGTAGCCCAACAACAGCAATGGATCATTCATGGGTACGCACAAACAGTGTGTATGGTAATGCTTCCTTAGGTTACGATAACTTTATTTATTTAGATGTAAGTGTACGTAACGACTGGAGTTCAACTATTGAAGATCCTTTCTTTTACCCTGCAGTAAGTATGAGTTTCTTGCCTCTTGAGGCTTTCGATATCGAATCAAACACTATCTCGTATTTGAAACTGCGTGGTGGTTGGTCTAAGGTTGGAGCTGCAACAGGTGCTTATAAAACCGATCCTTATTTTACTGCAAGTGCTAATACCATTTATGGTGTAACACAGTATTCTCAGGCAACAGTATATCCTCCACTTAGTTTAAAACCGGAAAATATCCAAACTACTGAATTTGGTGTTGAAGCAAACTTCTTTGATAACCGTTTGGGCGTTGATTTAGCTTATTACGACAAAACTACTACCGACCAGATTATGGAGGTTAAAATATCGAAAGCTACTGGTTATAATGCAACATTGGTTAATGCTGGTGAAATTAACAACAAAGGTATTGAGGTACAGTTAACCGGAAGTATTCTTAAAAATCGTAATGGCTTGAACTGGGATGTAACGCTGAACTGGGCAAGAGATAAATCAGAAATTATTGAGCTTTATACCGATCCTGTAACCGGAGATGAACTGGAATCGTACCAGCTTGGTAGCCAGTGGGGAACTACTGTTGAAGCACGCCCGGGTGATGAGTGGGGTGTAATTTACGGAAACGGTATGGTACGCGACGACAATGGAGCCATTATTGTTGGAGCAAACGGAAGACCAAAAACAGAAGGTCCTAAAAAGTTAGGTGCTGTTAACCCTGACTGGATGGGCGGTATCAGTAACGAATTCTCGTACAAAAACTGGAGCGCCGGTTTCTTAATCGAAGTACGTAAAGGTGGCGATATCTTTAGTGTATCGAATATGTTTGGTGCTTATGGTGGCCAGCTTGGTTTTACTGCTACAGGTGATGTTCGTGAAAACGGTATCGTTCTTGGCGAAACATTCCTGACTGATAAAACTTTTGTAAAAGAAGACGGTACGCCTAACGATCTTACTACTTCTGCTCAAAGTTTCTTCGAGTCTTACTACGGTAACCGTGAACTTTCGGTATACGATGGTTCTTATGGTAAATTACGTGAAGCACATATTACTTACAACTTCCCTAAAGGATTGTTTGGTTCAGGTAACTTTATCAAAGGTGGTTCGTTGTCGTTGGTTGGAAACAACCTGGCAATTTTGTGGTTGCATGATTCAAACATGGCAAAAATCGATCCTGAAAACGTAACAGGTTCAGGAAACGATAGTGTTGGTTTAGAGTCAACTTCTCTTCCTTCATCAAGAAGTTTTGGTGTTAAATTGAATTTGAAATTCTAA